Proteins found in one Anopheles aquasalis chromosome 3, idAnoAquaMG_Q_19, whole genome shotgun sequence genomic segment:
- the LOC126575412 gene encoding ARL14 effector protein-like, with protein MSASPSANKMQRRKSRGTRNLLEDNSKFLANFDPGVSRREKRKLAQSIPLPQTEPRNRKSSLYNEQGWLRENRRNLCDCLDFTCPGCHFPCPSCDSPMCGPVCRRNRRWMYEQIVHDSKEKIITNELIKKNAPQQTLPVKN; from the coding sequence ATGAGCGCATCGCCATCAGCGAACAAGATGCAGCGACGGAAGTCCCGGGGCACCCGGAACCTGTTGGAGGATAACTCCAAGTTTCTGGCCAATTTCGATCCCGGAGTTTCAAGGCGCGAAAAGCGGAAGCTGGCCCAGAGTATTCCCTTGCCTCAGACGGAACCCAGAAACCGGAAATCGAGCCTGTACAACGAACAGGGATGGCTGAGAGAGAACAGAAGGAACTTGTGCGACTGCCTGGACTTTACCTGCCCCGGATGCCACTTCCCTTGTCCGTCCTGCGATAGTCCGATGTGTGGTCCCGTCTGTCGCCGGAACCGACGCTGGATGTACGAGCAGATTGTCCACGATTCAAAGGAGAAGATCATCACGAACGAACTGATCAAGAAGAACGCCCCGCAGCAAACGCTTCCGGTGAAGAATTAA
- the LOC126575402 gene encoding methyltransferase-like protein 25B — MEIRFSDPFDYRAYFVRATQFLQKYKWIFRFNNTQFIRKGVLDALPTEWIHDLHSATPEEFRRLPLGYVSDSWSPSFREFLLERNNLLVEYERHEGGGAPKNAPKGIGIKKAYEIDCFESFVGTLSSLRSSVFIEYGSGLGYLSQHLHERHGQKVLGVEGNPQRVETSLRRQSGLYPSSKEAVRYANHIITEESIVYLQEMVAKHFSGDPAPTTTIVGLHACADLSVTALRHFLHCPTVQELIIAPCCYHKMKIEPDGQTFTNVPLSEELAAAMDLAKGDFISRSFLRLACQQTAARWKTMTVEDHQHHGQVMFRRGLVDAILGERESVKVTKAKRIPTETTRDGFLTHFTLQKDTNGSLEEAEWTDAHRHRLAVLLSKYPDGDRLAEYIECLQTCLQLICENLIILDRMCYLESMCARNGQRISRKLVRLRNEGLTPRCFIFYAAKLSTEDDEIKAL; from the exons atggaAATCCGTTTTTCCGATCCCTTCGACTATCGGGCGTATTTTGTGCGAGCGACTCAGTTTCTGCAAAAATACAAGTGGATATTCCGCTTCAACAACACCCAATTTATCAGAAAAGGCGTACTGGATGCACTCCCCACGGAATGGATTCACGATCTGCACTCCGCAACACCGGAGGAATTCCGCCGCTTACCGCTCGGATACGTTTCCGATTCATGGTCACCGTCCTTTCGCGAATTCCTGTTGGAGCGCAACAACTTGCTGGTGGAGTATGAGCGGCACGAAGGAGGTGGAGCCCCCAAGAATGCCCCCAAAGGAATCGGGATAAAAAAGGCGTACGAAATCGATTGTTTCGAATCTTTCGTCGGAACTCTCTCGTCGCTCCGGTCTAGCGTTTTCATCGAGTATGGGAGCGGATTG GGATATCTTAGTCAGCACCTGCACGAAAGGCACGGGCAGAAGGTGCTCGGTGTGGAAGGCAATCCGCAGCGGGTAGAAACGAGCCTCCGTCGTCAAAGCGGACTCTACCCATCCTCGAAGGAAGCCGTCCGCTACGCGAATCACATAATAACCGAAGAATCGATCGTCTACCTCCAGGAAATGGTTGCTAAGCATTTCTCCGGCGATCCCGCTCCTACAACGACGATTGTCGGATTACATGCTTGTGCCGATCTTTCGGTCACGGCGCTGCGGCACTTCCTTCACTGCCCAACCGTACAAGAGCTGATTATAGCGCCGTGTTGCTACCACAAAATGAAGATCGAACCGGATGGACAAACGTTCACCAACGTCCCACTGAGCGAGGAGCTTGCGGCTGCGATGGATTTGGCTAAAGGGGACTTTATCAGTCGATCCTTCCTTCGCTTGGCCTGCCAACAGACGGCTGCTCGATGGAAAACGATGACCGTCGaggatcaccagcatcatggCCAAGTCATGTTTCGTCGAGGACTTGTTGATGCTATCCTGGGTGAAAGAGAATCAGTAAAGGTTACCAAAGCGAAACGGATACCGACGGAAACGACGAGGGATGGGTTTCTGACGCATTTCACGCTTCAAAAGGACACTAATGGGTCGCTTGAGGAAGCGGAATGGACGGATGCTCATCGACACAGATTGGCAGTCTTGCTTAGCAAGTATCCCGACGGAGATCGACTGGCAGAATACATCGAATGTCTTCAAACCTGTCTCCAG TTGATTTGCGAAAACCTCATCATACTGGACCGAATGTGCTACTTGGAGAGTATGTGCGCACGGAATGGGCAGCGAATAAGCAGGAAGTTGGTTCGATTGCGAAATGAAGGACTAACTCCTCGATGCTTTATATTTTATGCCGCCAAACTATCAACAGAGGACGATGAAATAAAGGCTTTATGA
- the LOC126575410 gene encoding RYamide neuropeptides: MHPLAPYASSIYIIGLILILASVAHTDPMVDGGGLYGDNKHASDKRPFFVGSRYGRSQVYGAKDLRQVNVVPRNDRFFLGSRYGKRSDLTKEIESDSNNGVDLTYLACLHTGVSNLYRCYTRDSASLHGQQQQQQQPEHGDLQEPNQQQLFHQFTENSDLLGEN; encoded by the exons atGCATCCGCTAGCACCCTACGCATCGTCCATCTACATCATCGGATTGATCCTGATCCTGGCTTCGGTGGCCCACACCGACCCAatggtggacggtggtggtttgtacGGCGATAATAAAC ATGCAAGCGACAAACGGCCCTTCTTCGTTGGCAGCCGGTACGGTCGGTCGCAGGTGTACGGTGCCAAGGATTTGCGGCAGGTCAATGTGGTCCCACGGAACGATCGTTTCTTCCTTGGTTCGCGGTATGGAAAGCGGTCCGATTTGACGAAGGAAATCGAGTCCGATAGCAATAACGGAGTGGATCTAACCTATCTTGCCTGTCTGCATACGGGCGTTTCCAATCTGTACCGATGCTACAC CCGCGATTCGGCCTCATTGCAtggacaacagcagcagcagcagcagccagagcaCGGTGATCTGCAGGAGccgaatcagcagcagctgtttcaTCAGTTCACCGAAAACTCTGACCTGCTGGGGGAAAACTAA